Below is a genomic region from Zerene cesonia ecotype Mississippi chromosome Z, Zerene_cesonia_1.1, whole genome shotgun sequence.
AGTTCATCACGGTATAAAATGTAAGTGGATCGGGCGCACCCAGGTGACGTGGTGGGCAGGGACTATTGTCGGACTTCCATCGTTTGTAGTATTCACCCATATGACATCACCTACAAGGACAGGACGCAATGCACTCGGGGCAACTACTATTAATACTTTCTCACAATGATCGAGCAGTATCGGAGCGGGGCTCCATAAAAACATTGTCATTCTCTTTTAAATTGCTTTGTTACGCATATGCCGATGCATTACGCTTTTTTCTATATGTTACGCCGTAAATCATATCTTGAATCTAGATACATTCCTTACGCTACGATCTGAACTATTTATTAgcttagtaattatttaaaaatgtgagCTTTTGGAAAAAACTACTCTACTTAAGTAGTAGATactctattatattaaaattttcacattcaAACTGAAAGAAATGTTCCTGTAAGGAATCTCACTTCAAGAAATTTTCCTCTAAGGAATCTCTTTAAGTACAAACAAGAATGTATTGCGTTCTAAAGAAAGAATAATTAGATTGTcgcaagaaataattataaaaataatatcccTACATGAATACAAACTATAATGCTTtcaaaacaatgaaattgCGATTACTTACGATGCTAGTAGTTTACGTCTTGCGAATTATTCTGCTGTTTAATagcctatttccttttaacTAGAAGCAAACTCCGtcccaaatttaaaaatgctttcacagcgttataaaatgaatattctatgtatttacaaaattgtttcaaatttgtaatattttacaggTGGAATAGAGCTAAGTTCAAACTGttcgaaaaattaaaaagcctTAGTGATTAAACGAGTGGCATAAAACTTTTCTGTAGGTAAGTTTATTTCCGTTGAAAGTTGAAATCATTGTCCGGAACTTTATATAAAGGTAGAAAGAAATCAAGTTTAGAGTATATTATTAgcaatatgtattatacaatattttatatttaataatcgcTCTAACaagatttaaaagtaatttaatgaCAGTAACTACTTagattaaaacttaaaataataattcagaaCATAATGGAAAAGCTGGTCTTTATTACGATGGAGATCATGATATCGATTTTACAAAATTCGTGAATTTATAcctaacaatacaaaaaaccGTGGGCAAACTCACGAATAATATTATGCCAAATTAAGTAGGAACAAAGGTGTTTGCTATGAGTCATAACTAAAACGAAACACTTGAATtggtatattataagaaatttttaacttaggtgtaataaatagttattactacatttaacatatttcatttcaagtGTTGGTATCAATAATGagattatattacattttgtgaACGCGACAAAATTGGTGTAACTCACTTAGctacatgaaaaataaaaaaattgtatttattcattttattattatcatttaatttttaaaacgggTTTTAGTCCTCTTCTATCCAaccaaataaatcatataaaaataaacaataattgaatatcttatattaaatagaatgtgttatttaaatataacctcGTATAAAGAGCATGGCAACCTTGAACTCATGTACGAAAGCTTACATTTATTGATGCGCCTTTTTATAGCGTGACcaatagaaaaatttgttaCTCTAAATAGAAGGCCTTGTCGCTGTACTTTCATCTGTACGCTTCCGCAATAGATCTTTCACAAACAGGATGATTACGTTTAAACTAGTCTAGTATTTCAAACGGTAACGTAAGAAAATGCAAGCTTCCTGTTTGGAGCCACACCGGCCGCAGCAGTGCTAACCGTGACCTCGcctaaaatgattttattttctttatggcaCTCGAACTAACgcttaattaacaataatataaatgccctaaaaattaaaaagcagtggctattttaataaaaacgagaataaaacaatacaattgcACATGAACCAATACCGAATAAGAAATAACCAAGAAAATAACACTCTTActattcaaatacaaaactCTTGCATCTGTACCTCATATCTATAACTCTGTCAATAATAAAACCAGGACTTGCGTTTCCGCTCTTCCGCGTTAAACACCTATCCTTTTAGCTATGACCTATCCACACTTCAGAGTTCATATAAATTCTCAGATCCCCGCCTGCACCCCTCTGACACCTGTGTTACACTCGTGGGGTGCAAGAGAACATCACCCCAAAATAAAGGGATGAAGCCTCGCTACGTGCGCACTATCGCTAATTGTGCTACACCGTGCAGTCTAGGAAGCCGAGAAATCTACAGACAGTTTACAGTACtctgttgatatttttaaataatatgcttattaaatttatcctTTACGCTGTTAGCGTTTTAAGCACCTACAACAATAGAGTTTCAATAACAATACTGcaattgtgaaataatataattaaaaataataaaatgcttgTTCAAAAATTGTTAGATGtccaaacaataaaaatattacaagttgaaatattcctttatatattattatattaatactcaaataggaaataaaacatatttcatatgtatataattacgatacattaaaaaacactatattatttaatactttgtaTGTAGAAGAATACCGATATTAATCACGACCTACAGCAATATTATTGAGTAATGGGTAAATTAAATGAGGAAACATCtaagtaataaacaatatatgagGGATTTAAACCAATATCAACagattattgaatatattcgAAGGCAATTGCGTAATTGTCATTTGTCGCAGGCTTTGCCGGTGCAACATTACGCCTACGTAACTGCCTTGCTCTGTTGCACGCGGTATAGTGGTGCAGTCACAGAAGTATGTAGGTACGCGTTATAACAAATCTTCGCGTATTTTACAcctgatatttaataaataaacacattaaagttcgtcttaatataaataaaacaaatgacatttattttatttttagataacaTCGCACCTACGTAAACGTGCTACTGTCGTCACTATAGCGCTGcgtaaacgaaataaaaactgatgTAAACTTTTAGTGCATACGTACGTGCACTGAGTTCTATCCTATCAGCAAGCCGGTACAGGCGTCACAGTCAGGATCAACCGTCCAGATCGTTCTTAGTCGAACAAACGTATCAAAAACGAGGGAGTTGAAATTGATGCGACCGGCtgtttataaacattgaaacAGTCATGCAGGACGGGATGCGATCAATACTGTATAGAACGCGCTCTGAGCCACCGGGTACCGCATCGTAGGCCCCAGCTTCActacaataatgaataaacgaCGACGTAAGTATACTGTGTACTGAAGCGCGCACGAAAGCAATGAATGCAATATAATGCGCAGTCTGCAACACGAACGTACTGAGCGAACGGCGGCGGCCGTGTGTGCGCCGCCCTAGCCGTTACGTCACGCAGTTTTGACAGTTGCGAGCTGAGACACGAGGGCAGCTTGCATCGGTAGCCGCATCGAGGCGCCACCGTCGACGGCGACCGCGCCGATCGATACGTACTCCGCGACGCGCCGCTTCACGCTTGCTCCGATCCGTGCCGTTCCTTCACGAATCACGACTTGTCGACCGTTCTAGAGCGATGCTGTGATGCCTCTTCGTGACGGCGAGCGCTCTCTTAACGGACCCGCTATTGTTCATGCACGACTCAAGGAATTTATCTCGATGATACCTATTCCCAAAATTATACAGCTCGAATGGCATCAACAGCGGAATCATAACAATAGACAAATGATTTACTTTCGCAATAATAACTTCAATTGTACCTAATATAAGTCaaagtacaataataatgtacaaaattacATTAGAATATAGCACGAGGAAAAGATATGTACCTAACATGGTACGACAGTTTCCGTCGTTCTCGTCTTCGACGTTCTTCCtatcaattattatgttaGAGGGCGAGAGCTTTTTTTAAGATCTCGTTTTATCAAAGACTAGCAatccgccccagcttcgctcgtggtacataataCACTACAGCACTCGGACatcacgtacatatccaaATTCCGTGAAAAAGCTTTTGAAAACGGTCGtttagttcttgagattagtgcgttcaaacaaacaaagaataaGATGTTACTACTCTGACTTACCCGTACCCACTTAATTTGCATACAGGgcgtgtgaaaaaaaaaacaagatagtagaaaaatatgttttattaattcattacagCATTGGATACCCGatacttgtattttttgtaaacaataacCAAGACAAGCCATTTGAAACAAAACTATACCATTAAAAGTACTTGAACCTACAAAAACCGCCAAGTCCCTTTGTAAGTCATTTTTGTTAAGATCTAACATAAATAtggaatgttattaaaaaattattgtaaactgagccttttattaaaattgctgACAGAGtacttacaataaatacaagctATTTCTTACTATTCGTTGCGTCATTTTGTTGCATTTGTAACGATAAGTTCattttcagtttatatattttaagaactgAATCGTTCACTGTTTAAACAACGcaggaatataataaaattataaaaaagtgagatgtaaaaatacgtatatgtatataaaaatatttaggatATGACACTGTTTGCTCTCAACGTCCTATTGACAAtatggtaattaaaaaaagctcCAAATTAGAAACAGTAACAACGTGACGATCTAACACTTAAATGATACTGTAATCTTATTCACTATTATGTGTTAAAATGCGTTGAAAATGAAATGGACTTGGCGATATTAAAAAGGTGCTCATAAACGTAAAACGCCGTTTGCAATAAGGAACGAAATgcactaaaattttaaagacttGTCCTTATCAGAATATCGTTTGACATAGCAATTGAGAGTTAAATGTTCTGTACAACATTAAACATCGGTTTACATAATTGAAATGAGTAATGTGTCAGTTCAGTACACCTTTAGTTGATTCTTGTCGTCGAAGCCGGCTGAATGGCCAGCGTTGCGAACTATAAAAGAGTTCCCATCGAAGTGCATTCGCCTCTCGCCGCGTCTGTTCACAAAATCCACCTTATATTGTCGCTACGTGAGCAGAATTGTACATGATTACGTCTATCCGTCTcttgtcaaataaatttatagcaaACAACTGATTGCGTGCCTTGTATAAGGCATGCGAATTTAATGTCAATCAGTAACCCGATAGGCATCTCTTTAAAATAACCAAGAATCATTCGTAATTTATGGTTTTTCCATTTATCACTTGTGGCGTGACTATGCGGAGCtctaatgattataattatatacctgCAAGTTGTGGATATACCTACCTACGCAATTAAAATCTAGAATATCCAAATAATATCTAGGAGTTAACCGCTCAgatatttttaaggttttcCTATATGAATATGAATTCTATCTCACCGCACGAACAAATGTTGAGTCTGTCCAAGCGATGCGGTGCAGTGCAGAAAGGGGCTAGTTATTGAAGCAGATCCGTTACTGGGACTGGTACGCAACTGGTATTTATGACTGCAGCGGTGGATTCTGATAACATTGAAACaactactaaatataaatattctaataaaaaaaaaatatatatatatatatatatatatatatatgaactaACGTTGCCCAACTAGAGTTACACACAATCAAATCTGTCAAAACATCACAAGATTGGATATACTAAAGGAATGATTACGGTACGGTATTATCCTATCGTCGCGGTTCTGTTGACATACAAGTTTAAGAACCTGACAAGTCCATCGGCGGTTTGGCTGACGCGAACATTGTTGATGATCCAATTGTCGATGCCGTCGTCAGTGAGCCAGTATTGTGCAGCTTGCAGGAGCGACAGCGCCTCGTTCACGTATGAAGGCCCGTGGCGGGACTCGCTGCTGGGACAGAtcattattcttattttttatgtgatagcaAGGTGACTCGCCTGGTGTTAAACGACCAGCACCTGTGCAAATAGATTGCCACCCTAATGGATCAGTGATAACATTGAAAAGATTGGGAAGGATCCGGGATTCtggctccctcactcaccgaacgaaacagtAGCAAGTTACTATTTAACGCCGATCTTGTGTGGTTGTGTGCGTGCTTGCCCGTTTAGTGCCGAAGCGACGCGACTCTCGACTCTCATCCcacactatataataaatgattatggAAATATGTAGAAATTTTACTACATTATTGGTTGGTGCGTATGAGGACGATACTATCATCAAATGGTGTTATTCTATGAGTAATTACATATgacgacaaaaaaaaacctatattCATAGGAAATTTCTAGCTGGGAAAACAGAGCCTCTTAAATTGTAACATCATTGTCAGCTTAGTAAAGCTATTTTTCTCCGGTATAAACAATtgcaaaaaaagaaaaccaaaCGACATATTTTTGAGTACCTTACTAATAAAATGCGCCGAGCAATTTATCTACACTTGAGTTCTTTATTTTAcgaatatagataataatgtaCAAGCACAACCTATAGAGATACTCAATAGAAAAAATCTTCTTATATAACTCTATGCAACGCTCAATGCCTTCTAATAAGCTTATTAAAGGAGTAggattaaatgtaaaaataagtacTTTAGAACAATCACGGCTATTCTTATCTTTACAAACCAACGGCCTGTTCAAATATGTTGTGCAAACGTGACGTTACTTTATTACTGCTagaaaatgcattatttttctatctttaaaattatatattagccGCTACCGAAATCGTAAACTTGGGAAAAATATTGGAACCCCCATATTTGGAACTTTTGGATTGTTAAGCATCACTACCTACATTACAAAgtgcatatattatttttataaaattttcactaCTGGCACAAACCACGTAccttagataataaataatattattaaatcgatAAATTATGACGAATTATTCTGCTAGCGACTTTCTTAATGATGTTCCACTACAGGTACTATgagtacattaaaataaaaaaataatataataaatatgaaaattaaccACAAATAACATCCAAATTTTATCCATTCCGTTACTTTTCTTACGtgcaatacataaaaatagtacCTACTTCCAAACTAACTGCAACTACCCATACCCTTCTAACTACAGAATTATAGATAACTTGCAGACAACATAATCGACAACTACAATAAACATCGATGGCTAACTTGTAGAACACATTGAGCGTGAAATCCTGGCTCATGTCCAGGAAAGTGTCCGTGGTGGTCCGCGTCCCGGCAGCGTCCACGAGGTACACCAGCGCACACTGCTCGGCCGTGAACGACACGCCCTTGTACCACATCTTCGCGTACCTACAGAGATTGTGCTAGTTACCACTTAGTATACATATAGCGAGCAGGAATTGACGGCTAAAACTCCAgtggaattttatatacatatgtttgatgtcatttatataaattttttaaaataacaggaCGCGAGGGTGTTGTTATAGAGGGTCTTATATGCTAAAAtgcacaaaaatattattagtttatttatttatatcgctatatataaaattggagTAAATAAGTTATCAGTTCCAAAATACGAGTAGGTACGGCATAATTGAAATGAACGCAACATGTACACACCtacaacaaaatatcaaatacaaataactaaACCACACGTTAcaatattgcaaaaatattaaatctattctCATGTTCCACTTCGCTGGAAATCAAAGATAAAATGTGatgaatatcataaatacgCAGAAATTTTACAGGTATATTTATCCTtcgatataaatacattatcagTCTTTCATAGAAGGATTTTACCTAATATCTAAGATGACAATTGGCTACCCAAGAACAATTGTTTGGCTAGTAATGTATACGTCGTGGTCCAGTCTCGAGAGGCACCAGGAAATTGAACATTGACCGCTCTAGCTCACATGACTACAAAGTAGGATATGTTCCGCCCGGTTCCAAGCCATACGTTTTCAGTCAAAACttatgtatagtattatattgcGATTGTATTAAATGTAGCAAAGCCAGAAAAAGTATTGAAAGTGTTAGACAAAACAACGAATTTCCAAAAAATTGTTGACAACGGTAAGTACAAAACAGCGAGGTGCATTGAAACTCCGCCATAATACAAGCCctaaaagcaataattaatcaatcaaaattttcgtagcatttcattttcattacaaaatcaattaaataggTTCTGTGTTGTGTGCATAAATTGTATACGCTCGCCGCTTTCAGAGCTTTGAAGTAACGGATATTGACCTGCGGTTTggcttttcattaaaatcactGCCTGTCGCTAGCTAGTGGCGAGCGCAATTGAAATTCACTTACAAACTGTCCAAATAACATGATATTAGTTTCTGGGTAGCGAAAACTATTTTAGCCTGTATCACAACTGATCATTCATGTGAAAAGCAGTTCTCTAATATTGAACTCTGTACATTTAATGAGAATGGGTCCAAAGTTAAGTAAGCTTTTTTTGCATACTCTCGCGAAATGTGATATCTAAATACAACtaacttcaaataaataaaaaaaaaacgatatatGTGGCTTGCTTAATAATGATACAATACatctatgtattaaatatagtttaaatcacttgataaataaagattattaatattggcGTTCTAGCATAATTgcgttattttgttattttgttaacaGGCGCAAACATGTTGTATGGCAGAAGGGGTAGGAGAGGTGTTAGgttttcttataaatgtaCGGATtgtcttatataattttaatgacattaCTTTTCTAAGCccttttcatattattactagcaaactcggcgaactccgtttcgccaccagatggcttcgtttttcccgcttttctgttgaaaattttccggaattttctttgctataaacctcacgacgcccaagacctttccaacgaatgcaaaaccgtggaaatcggttcgtgcgttctggagttatagcgtcaggaaggaaaacccgacttatttttatatagtagatatattttgttagcTATATTCGCTATATTCCACTCGCTAATCGCCATCACTACCAACTTACACCGACACCAAACATTGTTTCAATATCTGAAATTAACAACACTACATACCTACCTATCTTTGAAGCACACTCAATTTTAAACgtttcaatgaatattaaaatgttcacTATATTTATTCACTACGACATATACGCCGTCCAGACAGATTGAAATAATTCACTCGTCCTCATAGGCAGGCATTGTCAACGTTGCGAAATTTAAACGGTCGTTGTTTTCTGAAATTTCATTTCCcttcacattttttatgtatcgtAAGTTATTGCAGAATGATCAATTGATCACTTATTTTGAAGTAAAATAAGGTACATTTGGAATACATTATTGttgattcaattttatttattaactcacTTGTTATTCCCTTGTTGATGGCGAGCCTGGATCTCAACACGGGAACCATAGTGGTACACTCGACCATTCGGATGAATGAGGGCAGCCGCTGCCCCGGAGCGGGAGAGCGCCAAAATTATGTTGTTCTTCGCGTTTGTAACTCGCACAGCCCCGTCGATCGTCATGTCCACccttcaaattattaaattctggGCTATTACCTTCCCGAATGGCACTTAACGGTACTAATAACCGTTATTAAGtccattaataaaatgtatcgaGACTAAGACGTTTACGTACTTCGTAGATAAATCGAATACAGTCGattttttgtgataatttgttttgttagtaacaatgTAATGGAGGCATTATTTTTTCGATtggttatattgttatataggAAACTATCCTCGGATGCCATAGTCGGctatggagctggtgggtcgcctgatggtaagcgctaccaccgctcacgaacatttggagagacaTAAGATcaaattgcagaccttacaaggtataaggtctgcaattttttttacagatgGATTGCCTACTTTAAATTGGGATaaagagaggaataaaggaaaagactgggaagagtaaggaaaaggaaatgggcctccgcaCGACATTAATTAACGCGACATCAAAGTTGAAATTAGTACTTACATCCTGTAacttaaatgctttttattttattgagtgCAAGTAGAATTTGAACTTAGTTCtaacaattatattgaaataggattcctataattgtaaaatagatATTGTCACTGTCAGACTATGCCTTATTAAATGCTCCATTGAAACGTGAATATCGGTAATATCTACTGATGCGAAATATTTGAACACAGAACAGCTACATGAAATTAACATTGATTGATATTTTGATTGCGTCGACCTATGTAAATGAGTgaatgctttttaaaaataatgttatgctGAAATGTATCTGAGGGTCAAGGGTCGCAGTTGATAGAGTTATCAAACCATAATACAACTTACATAATCCCGTTTTAAAAAAGAGTGCACCtagcattaattataaacttaagattttacatatttaaccTGCATCATACTTACTTTGCAAAGAAAACCATACAACCTTTTTTATCTGAGAGCAATTCTGctctgtaattttattaaactactaatATGATGAACGACTAATATTTCGTCTTTTTCATACCGAATTTAATAAGCTTTTTCTTTGAATTCagagcttttttttttagaaatgatatatatttgttaaaaaacgaGTTCTATACCTATGTGAATAAAGTGTCTATAACAACAGAGATACATAGGTATATGAAGTAGAGAGCACGTATacattaactttaatttacgTACTTGACGCGATCCCTCAGCCGTAGACAAATTGTACCGTGCGGTGTTACCGACGCATTGTACCCGGCGCCACCAACAACGTCCGTTACCTGTAGCCACAGAGCCATTGTGTACATTTCCGGAGGGAGTTCAAGCAAGAAAGAAggaatatcattttaaataatacagctTACGTTTAAatcatgttaaattaatatatacaattaaaaatttttagatTTCTTTAATGGCATGATAATCCCCCTATCCCCAATTTGGCATATTTGACAGTCGATGGAAGTCTGTGTGCAAGAACTCTCGGCtatgtgtttcatttttatattttagaacttGGCTTcacttttcatttcattaataatatgtgtagATAGGGGTTTCTTTGTAAGTGATGCGAGAAAAGAATATTTCACGTTTTATAATGCTTACTTTGTATTGAAACACGAACGTAAATGACTGTTTGTGTCaggtatattaattacattattttattattacaaaattataaggaCTATTCATTTTCATCGAGAAGAATGAAAACGTATTTGTGAGCTGGTTTTTGAACGGGAATAAaaaattcgttatattatacgttttaatttttcaatatagacTTCTAATTAACCAGAGTCGGAAAGAGTAAACTGcagtaaaatatatacgaaTATTGACATAATTGCCGTGGAAATACGCGGAACATTACATTCAAACGCTCTTAAAGCATGGTTTTAGGACTCTCCCGTGATCAACAAGattttccatttattatatgtattgcaGAAATAGTAAGCTGTAAAAAATACCGACCTAGGTAAGAAGAGCCAAAGAATGTCCCATGACAAACACTGTGGTacgattttttcttttattagaCTTTAACGTGACGGCTATAATAGTGAACACAATACTGGCCTTCCAACAGAATCCCAGATGCAATCCATTAAGATAAGCTAATTAAACACCAGATAGCGAACTACCTCGCCTTACggttttgatttgtttttgttggaTCGTGTAAACATACTGCCtacctattaattattatacctacCAAACTTAAACTTTCATTGGATTtgaatatcattataataaattaaagtgacaatttcattgctattttattattagtatgcGATTCAATTGAGAATAGAAACGTCATGGCCCACAGCTAttaattcaaacaataaattaaataaaccataaatGTAAAGCAAA
It encodes:
- the LOC119835639 gene encoding uncharacterized protein LOC119835639 isoform X1 produces the protein MASADFRKDVMPVRPRSVYTAHSYNQEESNLSAFQDYSKFLEGGLGQAELVGATAWQPPWRAPLQRKAPFYPGDDIYHADTWRELEVTDVVGGAGYNASVTPHGTICLRLRDRVKVDMTIDGAVRVTNAKNNIILALSRSGAAAALIHPNGRVYHYGSRVEIQARHQQGNNKYAKMWYKGVSFTAEQCALVYLVDAAGTRTTTDTFLDMSQDFTLNVFYNSESRHGPSYVNEALSLLQAAQYWLTDDGIDNWIINNVRVSQTADGLVRIHRCSHKYQLRTSPSNGSASITSPFLHCTASLGQTQHLFVRRGERRMHFDGNSFIVRNAGHSAGFDDKNQLKVY
- the LOC119835639 gene encoding uncharacterized protein LOC119835639 isoform X2 gives rise to the protein MASADFRKDVMPVRPRSVYTAHSYNQEESNLSAFQDYSKFLEGGLGQAELVGATAWQPPWRAPLQRKAPFYPGDDIYHADTWRELEVTDVVGGAGYNASVTPHGTICLRLRDRVKVDMTIDGAVRVTNAKNNIILALSRSGAAAALIHPNGRVYHYGSRVEIQARHQQGNNNSESRHGPSYVNEALSLLQAAQYWLTDDGIDNWIINNVRVSQTADGLVRIHRCSHKYQLRTSPSNGSASITSPFLHCTASLGQTQHLFVRRGERRMHFDGNSFIVRNAGHSAGFDDKNQLKVY
- the LOC119835639 gene encoding uncharacterized protein LOC119835639 isoform X3, coding for MASADFRKDVMPVRPRSVYTAHSYNQEESNLSAFQDYSKFLEGGLGQAELVGATAWQPPWRAPLQRKAPFYPGDDIYHADTWRELEVTDVVGGAGYNASVTPHGTICLRLRDRVKVDMTIDGAVRVTNAKNNIILALSRSGAAAALIHPNGRVYHYGSRVEIQARHQQGNNNESRHGPSYVNEALSLLQAAQYWLTDDGIDNWIINNVRVSQTADGLVRIHRCSHKYQLRTSPSNGSASITSPFLHCTASLGQTQHLFVRRGERRMHFDGNSFIVRNAGHSAGFDDKNQLKVY